The Triticum aestivum cultivar Chinese Spring chromosome 4B, IWGSC CS RefSeq v2.1, whole genome shotgun sequence sequence TCTCTGTATGATGTATTAAGAGCCGACTTAGCTGAGCTTACTTTTCTGTTGTGCAAGTTGTACAAGTTTTGAGCCAATTTTGCCGAGTGTACTGTGAAAGCATCTCCTCTGTACAATATGATGCGCAAATTATCATCAGTTCATCGGTTCATCTTTTATTGCCATAATACAATATGATGCGCATGGAGCTATTATCCTTTGCTCCTTGTGATTCTTGCCACATTGAACTGTTGAGTAACCTTCGTGAAGTAACCACATGAACCGTTGAAAATTCACAATGACAATTGCAGTTCCATTTTATTTGAAGTTGCTGGGAAATTGCAGTTCCACATGAACCCAAGCTCAAGCAGCAAGATCAATCACATGAAGATTACTCCTACGTGCCAATGTGAGTTAACCTGGGTAAGACGATCACCGTGTAGAAGGAAAATAGTAAAATAGTAAGTTTCAGTTAACTTGGGTGAAGCCTAAAGATAATAGATGCactttttttcttcttgttttccaCTGTATCCATCACATATCCACGGTGGAGGCAAcgtaaaaaaaaaaaaagaaacatgGATAGAACTGATCAGTTCACAAAATACATGATCAAAACTGTGTAATCATCATTCGATTATGTATGTTCGGTATAATGTACAGAAGATGTGTGGAGTAACAAGGCTTGAGGGTTGAGAAGCATCTAGGAGCTAAGGATGTTCAGGAGTGAAACCCTGCTCTGGATCAGCCTCCTGAACAGGGACTCAACGCCGTTCTCGAGACCCGCCACGCCGTTCGCCTCGCAGACAACCCTCTTCTTCTGGAACCTCTGTGAGACCAGCGACCATCTGCTTCCACTGGCAACCCCAATTTGCTTCAGTAGGAGGGGCGACGCGGATTCAAGCAGAGAGACCGCCATGCCTCTTGCTTCTGCCAGTAGCCTGACCGTCCCGCAGCCTTGGGCGGTAGCCTTGCCGCTTGTGATCTTCTTGAAAGGCTTCTGCGCCTTCTTCGCGAGGCGAACGAAGGACTCGATCTTGAGCTGAACAGCCGCGGCATCTCCCCTCTTGAGGGCGAGCTGCAGGTCCTGGATGCTCGCCTTCAGCTCTGCCAGGCTCTCCTGCATGGCATTGCAGAGATCCACCAGGACAAGTGACCTGTCAAGCTCCTCCTCGACCATCTTCCTCTGCAGGGGCAGGGAGAGGCCGATTTGGTTGCTGGGCAGGCTCATGATCTCTTCTACGGAGCTGTAGATGTCTCCGAGCCTCCTCAGACCGCTGCACATCGTGCCGATGGTCGCGGAAGGCGAGGAGATGCATGTCTGCAGGCCCTGCAGCTCCACCTCCACTTTGGATTCGGTGGAGTGGGGGATGAAAGGCAGACTCGCAGATCTTTGATGGCAGGCCATGTTTCTAATGGATGAACTGAGCTGATGATGTGTTGTTTCTGTTTGTAATGATGGAAGAGAAAGTGAAGAGCATATGTGCTTTGTTGGTGCTGAGACCTTTGCAGCGCGCTCTATTTATAGTCGAGAACCAAAAGGAATTGGTAACGGAGCAAGTTCTCCGCTGCAGCTTAATCATCTGCCGCCAAGGCGAAACTGATGCTCTCTTATTTTGGTTAGTGCAACTGACATCAATGAGTGAGATGCAGAGCGTGTACATGTCTCGTCTATAGATGGCAAAGTATCCGCACGAGTGGTTCGTCTCATCATCCAGATTGGCGAAATACCTTCTGGCAATTTGGTTGTCAACGTGTGATGGTTGCACCCGCACCTCAACCCTCGTGCAGCAGCACTGTTGCCTTCTTGGCATGTCTGCTAATTGCATCATGGTCCACCACACATGCGCTATAATTCTTAGTAGACTAAAATATGACATTTATGAAATAGCTCTCATAAGATATGTTACTCTAGTTCGAAGGGAGCACTGGAAAACATAACAGGAGCACGAGCTCATCGGATCTTGGCTCTTGGGAACTATGGAAGGCCATGAATCTAGGTGCAGTAATGTAGAAAGTAATAACATGGGATCTTGACATGGACTCTGACTGCACCCTATTTTCACTGAGAAGAGAATATATAACAAGTTTGATTGGATAAATTAGCGCTCTATCGCTGAGCTCCAACAACTGTTACAACCCCACGAGTAGTACTTCATAATAATATGATAATGAGATACATGTATGCATGTAATTGGTATTGCCTATTTGTCATGTTTCGGTTAttcaagaaaaagaaataaaatgcaCGAGGGAGAAAGATTCATGGAAGCATAGGATGCATCAGATTATATCTCATATGGCTAGTGCACCTAATATGCTAACAGCTTTATTGAGAAAACAAGTTGTTAAGAGAGGGGGAAGAGCTGACTTTACCTACAGAAACACGCTCGGTCATGATACTGTCCAGGCCACATCTAGATGAGCATGAACTCAACACCTCGTGGAGAATTGCTGTCTTGTTTCATAAACCTGCAACAAGATCCGCCGCACAACAGAAAGATCAGCATTATTCTTGACCAGCCCAAGAAGAAACAAGACAGCAATTCTCCACGAGATAACTTCACGTGCAATAGAATATGAGTTGAGGTAGTGCTTATTTTTGCCTCTCTTAGATGATCTAAATAAACATAATGCATATATACAATAGATTCTGCATATTCAGCCTTTTTTTTTTGTTTCCTACTGTATCCATCACATACACAAAAGAAAGATAATCCACGGTATGGACATGGTTGAAGCATCGTAAACAAGAAAGAAACATGGATAGAAGTGATCAGTTGACAAAATACATGATCAAAACTGTGTAATCATCATTCGATTGTATGTATGTTTGGTAATTGGTATAATGTACAAAAGATGGGTAGAGTAACAAGGCTTGAGAGTTGAGAAGCATCTAGGAGCTAAGGATGTTCAGGAGTGAAACCCTGCTCTGGATCAACCTCCTGAACAGGGACTCTACGCCGTTCTCAAGGTCAGCCACGCCATGCTCCAGCGCTTGCAGCTGCGCCGCCTCGCAGACAACCCTCTTCTTCTGGAACCTCTGTGAGACCAGCGACCATCTGCTTCCACTGGCAACCCCAGCTTGCTTCAGTAGGAGGCATGACGCGGATTCAAGCAGACAGACCGCCATGTCTCTTGCCTCTACCAGTAGCCTGACCGCCCCGCAGCCTTGGGCGGTAGCCTTGCCGCTTGTGATCTTCTTGAAAGGCTTCTGTGCCTTCTTCGCGAGGCGAACGAAGGACTCGGTCTTGATCTGAACAGCCGCGCCATCTCCTCTCTTGAGGGCGAGCTGCAGGTCCTGGATGCTCACCTTCAGCTCTGCCAGGCTCTCCTGCATGGCATTGCAGAGATCCACCAGGACAAGTGACCTGTCAAGCTCTTCCTCGATCATCTTCCTTTGCAAGGGGACTCGGTTGCTGGGCAGGCTCATGATCTCTTCTATGGAGCTGTAGATGTCTCCGAGACTCCTCAGACCGCCGCACATTGTGTCGATGGTCGCGGAAGGCGAGGATATGCGTGTCTGCAGGCCCTGCAGTTCCACCTCCACTTTTGATTCGGTGGAGTGAGGGATAGAAGGCAGACTTGCAGATCTTTGATGGCAGGCCATGTTTCTAATGGATGAACTCAACTGATGATGTACTATTTCTGTTTGTGGTGATGGAAGAGAGAATGAAGGGCAGATGCGCTTAATTTGTTGGTGCTGAGAACTTTGCAGCGCGCTCTATTTATAGTTGAGAACCAAAAGGAAATAATCGAGCAAGTTCTCTGCTGCGGCCTAATCATCGGCTGCCTAGGCAAAACGGGTGCTCTCTTATTTTGGTTAGTGCAACTGACATCAATGAGTGAGAATGAGAGCGTGTGCATGTTTCGTCTATAGATGGCAAAGTATCCGCACGAGTGATTCGTCTCATAATCGAGATTGGCAAATACCTTCTGGCGATTTGGTTGTCAACGTGTGATGGTTGCACCCGCACCTCAACCCTCGTGCAGAACTGTTGCCTTCTTGGCATGTCTCTGCTAATTGCATCATGGTCCACCACACATGCACCAGAATTCTTAACAGACGCTTCAAATCTTTATATCATGGCCAAATTCGAATCAAACTAGAATAGCTATAATTCTGTATTTCATAAATGCCATAGTATTTCAATATTGGAAAACATAACAAGGGCATCAGCTCAGCAGATCTTAACATGGGAACTATAGAAGGCCATGAATCTAGGTGCGGTAACGTAGAAAGTACTCCCTTTACAGAAGGAGTAATAAAAAATATTCTGTCTTAAACACACACAGTGACACTGACTGCGCCCATTTTCACTGAGAAGAGAATATATAGAACAAGTTTGACAGGATAAATTACCGGTCTATCGCTTACTGCAGGTTGCTGGTTTAACCTGATAGTACGCGCAATCTTCAGGAGTACTTCATAATATAGGATAATGAGATACATGTATGTATGTATTTAATTAGTATTGCCTATCTGTCATGTTTCGGTTATTCGAGAAAAAGAAATAGAATGCACGGGTGTACAAGTTCAGACTTGGCCATAGCACGAGGGAGAAAGATTCATGAAAGCATAGGATACATACATCAGATTGCATCTCATATGGCTGGTGCACCTAATATGCTAAGAGTTTTAATTCAAAAAACAAGTTGTTAAGAGATAGGGAAGAGCTGACTTTACCTACAGAAACATGATCGGTCATGATACGGTCCAGGCAACATCTAGATGAGCATGAACTCAACACCTCGTGGAGCATCGCTGTATTGTTTCATCAGCCTGCAACAGGATCCGCCGCACAACAGAAAGATCAGCATTATTCTTGACCAACCGAAACAAAAACTCGCTTAAAGAGGTGTGCGATAACTCCACGCGCAATAGAATATGAGCTGATATAGTGGTTATTATTGCCTCTGTTCAGAGGATCTAAATAATTGGTGGCATATGCTTAAGTCTGGTACATCCGTGGGAATAACAGGGCTTCTACCTTGTGCTAGCCATCAGGCTAATGATGAGCGGCTACCACATGGCTTAGAGCTGGCATGTCCATGGTTCTTAAGAGTACTGCAGGTAAAAGATGGTGGCGCCAGTTGTAAACTGTAATTGCTGTGACCTAACATGGCCATTTCAAAGATAAGATCGAATAAAATTGTACATGTGTAGAACTTACAGTTACAGCTAGAAATTACTACACATACAGCTCCCTCCGAAATTCTGAATTTAATCTTCACGTACACTCAGCTATGAAAAGTAATCAGAATCACTGCCCAGTAAATATCAATGTGAGCGAAGTCACAAGTGATGGTATGAACATAGTCAAAACTGTTTTCATCAACTGATCATTTGCACGTACATTTGGCACTGTGCTCTGTACACAAGCTAGGAAGGTTCTATATGACTGGTGAATCCTTTAAAAGGCGGATGCCAATCGCAATATGCTAGAGAAACAAGGCCTGGGGGTGTCTACGAGCTGAGAATGTTCAGGAGGGAAACCCTGCTTTGGATCAGTCTCCTGAACAGAAGCTCCGCACCGTTCTCAAGATCTCCCATGCTTCGCTCTAGCGTTTGCAACTGTTCCTCCTCGCAAACGACCTTTCTCTTCTGGACAAGAGACCATTTGCTTCCTTTGGTGGTGGCGAACTGCTTCGGCAACAGCTGCGACATGGACTCGAGTAGAGAGACAGACATCTCTCTGGCTTCCGCCAGTAGCCTGACCAGCCTGCAATCCTCACCACTAGCTTTGCTGCTTGTGATCTTCTTGAAAGGCTTCTGAGCCTGCTTCGCCAGGCGAATGAAGGACTCAACCTTGAGTTGAACAGCCGCATCATCTCCTCTTTTGAGAACCAGTTGCAGCTCCTGGGTACTCATCTTCAGCTCTGCTTAATTCTCTTGCATGGAATTGCAAAGATCAATCAGCACGAGGGATCGCTCCAGTTCCTCTTCCACCATTTTCTTGTTTTGGGGGAAGGAGAGGCCAACTTGGTTGCTGGGCAAGCCCATGATCTCCTCTATGCAGTTGTAGATGTCTCCAAGCCTTGCGTAACCATCACACATCGTGTCGATGGTTGCGGAGGGTGAAGAGATGCATGACTCCAGGCCCTGCAGCTCCACCTCCACTGTGGATTCACTGGAGTGGGCGATAGAAGGCAAACTTGCAGATCTTTGATGGCAAGCCATGTTTGTAATGGATGAGCTGATGATGTGTTTCTGTTTGTAGTGGAAGAGGAAGTGAAGGGCAGGTGTGCTTTCTTGGTGCTCAACCATTGTGGTGGACTCTATTTATAGTCAAGAAACAAAAACAGTCTTGCTGGCAAAGCCAGTTAAGCAGCAAGAATATTGTGCATAACCATCTCTGTCCAATGCAATCTTGTTAGGAGACAAGAATCATTAAGTGCATGCCATGTTTTAACAATTGGCAGCAAAGCATCAGCACAATGCTTAAGACAGAATCCAGATCACCAAACAGAGACAAAATAAACTAGAATGCAAGTCATGCAGCTGAGGTGTATGTTGAAGGACTAGAAGACTTCACCTTCCAACAGTCTGTTAATTTGGTTCCGATAGTCGCACCTTCGCCCCAATTTCCGTGAAGCACTGTTGCTGTGCTGGTATGTCTCTGCTACCTGTGGCATGATCCACCACACATGTATTATAATCATCAATAGATGCTTCACTTCTTCTCATGCAACATTTACTCGTTTAGAACATAAACGAAAACTAACTCATAAACGTCACTGGAATGGATTCTAGCTTGCAAAATTCTAGATATTCTGCTTCTGTAAGAAATATGTTGTGTTATCCTTCAGTAGCAGAAGTAGAGGTGCGCAATTTGGGCCAATTGCATGAGAAATTTGAGAATAAGGCACA is a genomic window containing:
- the LOC123091458 gene encoding uncharacterized protein isoform X2 encodes the protein MACHQRSASLPFIPHSTESKVEVELQGLQTCISSPSATIGTMCSGLRRLGDIYSSVEEIMSLPSNQIGLSLPLQRKMVEEELDRSLVLVDLCNAMQESLAELKASIQDLQLALKRGDAAAVQLKIESFVRLAKKAQKPFKKITSGKATAQGCGTVRLLAEARGMAVSLLESASPLLLKQIGVASGSRWSLVSQRFQKKRVVCEANGVAGLENGVESLFRRLIQSRVSLLNILSS
- the LOC123091458 gene encoding uncharacterized protein isoform X1, whose amino-acid sequence is MACHQRSASLPSIPHSTESKVEVELQGLQTRISSPSATIDTMCGGLRSLGDIYSSIEEIMSLPSNRVPLQRKMIEEELDRSLVLVDLCNAMQESLAELKVSIQDLQLALKRGDGAAVQIKTESFVRLAKKAQKPFKKITSGKATAQGCGAVRLLVEARDMAVCLLESASCLLLKQAGVASGSRWSLVSQRFQKKRVVCEAAQLQALEHGVADLENGVESLFRRLIQSRVSLLNILSS